The Salmo salar unplaced genomic scaffold, Ssal_v3.1, whole genome shotgun sequence genome has a window encoding:
- the LOC123731766 gene encoding phospholipase A and acyltransferase 4, translating into MKTRSPTTMEIGDMIEINRGPYKHWALYIGNGEVIHLVTPDGPSRVVFCSVSSSSGSLSCKGMVTIEKLKDVAAGNTYKINNYLDDEYKPRPTDVIMGEVDKMRGRTIKYGLLGNNCEHFVTFLRYGKSESKQADDFMKNVLAGQLGLFGVMAAVAVSTVAAASTVSK; encoded by the exons ATGAAAACCAGGAGTCCGACCACA ATGGAGATTGGTGACATGATTGAGATAAACAGAGGTCCATACAAACACTGGGCTCTATACATTGGAAATGGAGAGGTCATCCATTTGGTAACTCCAG ATGGGCCTTCAAGAGTAGTTTTCTGCAGTGTTAGCTCATCCAGCGGCAGTCTTTCCTGTAAAGGCATGGTTACAATAGAGAAGTTAAAGGATGTGGCAGCAGGGAATACTTACAAAATCAACAACTACTTGGATGACGAGTACAAACCAAGGCCGACTGACGTCATTATGGGGGAAGTGGACAAAATGAGAGGCCGCACAATAAAATATGGCCTCCTTGGAAACAACTGCGAGCATTTTGTTACTTTCCTCCGTTATGGCAAATCAGAGTCCAAACAG GCAGATGACTTCATGAAGAATGTGTTAGCTGGTCAACTAGGCCTGTTTGGTGTAATGGCTGCTGTTGCTGTTTCTACAGTTGCTGCAGCTAGCACAGTTAGTAAATAA